The sequence GCAGGGTCTACATTAGAACTcagttttggggctcctgggtgcctcagttggttaagcgtccgactttggctcaggtcatgatctcgcagttcgtgagtttgagccccgcatcaggcttgcactctgtctctttcaaaaatgaacgttaaaaaaaattttttttaaaccttagtttttatttatttattttttaatgtttattcatttttgagagacagagcgagatggagtgggggaggggcacagagagagggagacagaatctgaagcaggctctaggctctgggccctcagcacagagcccaacgtggggcttgaactcatgaaccatgagatcatgacctgagtggaagtcagacgtttaaccgactgagccacccaggtgccccggttttgATTTCTAACCCAGTTCTATTTTTCCTATAACCACTTTCTACTCTTTTCATGATACGAGTTTGAAATGtggtttaactgactgaaacatGTGCATTTTGCTGCAGGTAGGACTTAACTGTATAATAGATTACTTGGATGAATaaacctgtttattttttcttgtagaAGAAAAGATGCTGGAACCACAGAATGGCGTGATTGACCTACCAGATGATGAGCATGTGGACGATGaaacttttcctcctttcccacctccaGCGTCTccacagagagaagatggtgaGGGAGCTGAACCTGATGAAGGTCTGTATGGAGTTTCAAAAGAGTGCCCATGTTCTGTTATCCATCTATCAGCATTGAAATGAGACATTTTGTAAATGAGacttaaattatttaagtaatattaAATCTTAATATATTTCACCAGAGTTAGAGAGAGGAGCGCCCGTTCCTGTACCTCCAAAGAGAACAGTTAAACGGAATATACCCAGGCTGGATGCTCAGAGGTACATTTACTATTTCCTTAAacatttatactttttctttacattttttttttccttatattaaaaacttttagggggcacctgggtggctcagtcagttgaccgtctgacttcggctcaggtcgtgatctcacagtttatgggttcaagccctacatcaggctcgctgctgtcagcccagagcctgcttctgatcctctgtccccctctctctctgcccctccctggctcacgctctctctcaaaaacaaataaacatttggaaaaaagcaCCAACTTTTAGTTGGGCTGATGGGGGGATCAGTTCTTTCTAAAGACATATTTTTTCAGTTCAGcagataatattttttcttcttacgGTTTTGCTTTCTCCTTGATGGCTCTAGCAAACTGGAAATTCAAAACCTATTTCTCTCTACAGATTAATTTCAGAGAGAGGGCTTCCGGCATTACGGCATGTGTTTGATAAGGCAAAATTCAAAGGTAAAGGCTATGAGGTAAGAAatgtctgatttttgttttagacctttgttttttcaaatattggTAAAACTGTGGGCCCGTTACCATGTTCTGAGGAGTCTTAGAATGTGCCACAGATACTATCATTCGTTGTATCTCTTGGGAAACTAAGATGTAGTGGAAAGGGCACTGCTTGAAGAATCAGAAACCTGTCTTACAGTCTAATTTGTGCCCTTGTATGGCTTTAGGAAAATCATCTCTAAGTCTGTAAGCTCTGattttatactttataatttCTAGGAATATAATTTACTTAGTCTacattaaagataaattttaggTTTCAGGAGAGCAAGGACTTTACCTGTATCAATCACTTACGTGTCCCTAAGATATGATACTTATCTTGTCATATGTGCCTGATTCATAGTAGGCATCAGTTAAGTTgttgaaaaatgaagacatttaagaACTGTCGATCACTGTCCAAATGTACGTTTAAAAagtctcctggggcgcctgggtggtttggttggttaagggtccgactttagctcaagtcatgatctcatggtttgtgggttcaagccccacactgggctctgtactgacagatcagagcctggggcctgcttcagattctgtgtctgcgccccccccccccccgccccgtccctctTACactcgtgcgtgctctctctctctctctcaaaaataaatattaaaaaattagaaaaaagtctcttatctttttttttttaagtttgtttattttgagagaatcccaagcaggctctgcactgccagcacagagcccagtgtggggcttgaatccacaaaccatgagatcatgacctgagccaaagttggatgcttaactgactgagccacccaggtgccccaaaagtctcTTCTCTCTGAATCATGTACAGTATAGATACGATTTTTTGCAGATATCTTTGTAAAGCTTTGTAGTTTAtgaagtattttcaaatatattctttaattctCAACCTGTTCGGTAGGTATTGGTTCTATTATCTAGTTATTAAGGAAATGGAGTTTTATTAGAGTTAGTGTCCATTGCCAATAGTTAAAGGCAGAGCTTAGACTTCCCCTTTCATAGCCCAGCTAGAGTAATGTTAATACAACAGTGAGCACCATCTTGGTGTGGTATGCAGGATAATCGGAAAGAGGAAGAGGCTGGAAGGAGGCAGCTGTTGCACTACCAGGTTGATGATGAATAAGGTAAAGATAGCCTGATAGGGCAGTAGTAGAGAGAGAAACAACATATGGTCCTTAGACAATTGGAtagaaggagataaaaaaaaaaaaaaaaaaaggagtcaaaaatagtctcggggtgcctaggtggctcagttggttgaataagtgacttcagctcaggccatgatctcgtggtccatgagttcgaggccctcgtcgggctctgtgctgacagctcagagcctgaagactgcttcggattctgtgtctccctctctctctgctcctctccccccccccccccaaagtaaataaacatttaaaaaaacttaaaaaaaatcccaagaagggTGTCTGACTGGTTCGGTCTGTAGAGAGTgtaacttttgatcttggggtcatgagttcaaattccaccttgagcatagagcttactttgaaaaataaaattaaattcagttaaaaacagggcacctgggtgtctcagtcaagtatccgactcttgatttccgcttgggtcatgatctctctgttcatgagatcaagccccacttctggctctgtgctgacagcatggaacgtgcttgggagtctctctccccctctcctgctcttgtactctcttgctctctctttcaaaataaataaacaatgaaaaataaattcaattaaaagttaaaaatcccAAGATTTCAAACCTGGGAGGCTGAAAAATTGTACCTTTGCTCAGCTTCAGTGGATAGGAAGAGAGAGTAGAAGTCTGTGTCCTATTTTGGCACAAAACTAAATGTAAATCaggatattttatcttttttaaatgtgtatttctgagagagggagtgccagtgagggaggggcagagagagagggagacaggatccagagctggctctgcaccgacagtggagaatccagtgtggggctctaactcacaagatGCATGGTCGTGATGTGAGCccaagtcacacgcttaactgactgagccacccaggctcccctaaatcaggatatttttttttttaatttttttttttaatgtttatttatttttgagacagagagagacagagcatgaacgggggagggtcagagagagggagacacagaatccgaaacagactccaggctctgagcggtcagtcagcacagagcccgacgcggggctcgaactcacggaccgcgagatcatgacctgagccgaagtcagccgcttaaccgactgagccacccaggcgcccctaaatcaggatattttaaaacatacccaTCTCAAAAAaaggatgggggtgcctgggtgtctcagttggttaagcttccagttcttgatttcggctcaggtcataatctcatggttggggtattgagccctgcatagggctctgtgctgggcttggggcctgcttaggattctgtctctctctcacaccctctccctccctccctccctccctctcccactctgcccctccctcaccctcatGAATGTGCGTGCaaacactctcaaaaaaataataataataaaaccatacccatctcaaaaaaaaaaaagagaaggacacctggctggctcagtcagtgaagcatgggacgcgatcttggggttgtgagttaaaGTCTCacgtttacttaaaaaaaaagaggggcgcctgggtggcaaaaaaagaggggcgcctgggtggctcagttggttaagcgtctgacttcagctcaggtcacgatctcacggtccgtgggtttgagccccgcgtcgggctctgggctgatggctcagagcctggagcctgcttccgattctgtgtctccctctctctctgctcctcccctgttcatgctctgtctctctctgtctcaaaaataaataaaaaaacgttaaaaaaattaaaaaaaaaagaaaccaaaaaaaatcccaccaaaaCCTTAAAACCATACCTATCATTGCCCTTGTTGAAATTTTTGGGTTGTAATGATGAATTGGTGCTTTGAATTTAATGAAGTCTTCATCATTTTCATAAGTACTTTTTTAGCATAAATGAGTATCTGAAGgataaaaattttgtgttttttcactGAGTGAGGGTAGGCTCTGAGAGTTTATGCTATTTAGTCTTCTGTACTTTGCCATtggaaattcttattttctcACAAAGTTGAGTTCTTACTGCTTTTTTCTCCGTGTATGACTTAGGACATCCTACTGTATTTGGGTGTTTCTCTTCTTGTGACCCTTCCGTCTAACATGACATTGTGAGGTGACTGACCAGCTACACCCAACAGTTGGAAAATAATCTTAGGTGATTGGATTAAAAGAAaccttttatgtttattatcaGAATGAGAAGGATAACACATGCTCTTAGTATTACATGTTTAGTTATTGGTAGGCTTGACCACTGGCTTCTTAAACAAGATCAGATAACAACAATAATAGCCAGTATCTGAGTGCATACTTTGTCAGGCACTTTACTTGTATCACTTATTCCTCATAACCCTACAAAGTGTGTataatattattcttattttatacatgaagaagaAGGCATAGAGGTAAAGTGATTTGTTTAAAGTCACACAGGGTAGGGTGCAGAGGAGAGCATAGTTGATTTTACCTAGGGGTGGTAGAATTGAGATTTGAATCTATGCAGTCTGACCCGGAGCCTGTGGTTttgactactctttttttttttttatttatttttttatttttattaaaaaaaatttttgtgggggggcgcctgggtggctcagtcagttaagcgaccgacttcagcttgggtcatgatctcacggtttgtgagttcaagccccgcgtcgggctctgtgctgacagcccagagcctggagcctacttcagatcctgtgtcttccctctctctctgctgctttccccgttcacgctctgtctctctctctctctctctcaaatataaatataaataaattatttacaacaataattattgatatagtcataaataaacaaattataataaatattaataatattaatatataaatagtatatgtaaatatataatacaattatatgtaataataaattaGACATAAtgaacaatataataaaaataaataaacattaaaaaacaaaaacagagcccgatgcggggctcgaacccaggaactgtgagatcatgacctgagctgaagtcagacgcctaaccgactgagccacctgggcacccctgactactctattttaaaatactgttggatggggcacctgggtttgtgagttcgagccccgcatcgggctctgtgctgacagctcagagcctggagcctacttcagatgctttgtctctccatctctcagccccttccctgctcatgctctgtgtctctctgtctctcaatagtaaataaatgttaaaaaaaattaaaaaaaaatattattggggcacctgggtggctcagtcggttaagcatctgactccagcttgggtcatggttttgtgagttcgagccctgcgttgggctgtgtgctgacagctcagagcctggagcctgcttcggattctgtctgcctgtctctctctgtctctcaaaaataaataaatgttaaaaaaaaaaaaatacattgagaagaagtaaatattttatagtaaaacCAGGAATTTAGAATTTTGTCATTCATTAGTTCAGTttattaaactttgtttttcattttcatttaaaatttttaatgttaaattgaAATTTCATATACAGGTAGTGTGCTCTGAGAACATTTAAACTGTTGTTGCTAGTCTTTGTACTTTGCCCTTGggatttctgaatatattttcacAGTGCTGAATTCTCAatactttgttttctatatatgatTTAGGGACCTGTCATTTTGTTTAGTTATTCCTAAAAGATACcttgacatattttattaaagCTTATTTTCATATGTTACTTTACAGTTCTGAAAAGACACATGattatcttttaacttttattaagttttcgtactgtttttttttaaaaatatgtatctagtGCTCTTTCAGACTGCAGTTCTctaagctcaataaatatttctcttaaagTTTCTTCAAAAGTTTCTtaaccatataaatataaaatgacacCAGTGACTTTGGCATTACTATTCAATTCTAAAATCTGCTGACAAGGTCAGTTGTGAGAATGGATCTTctatttagcatttttatttttatgtgccaGGCTGAAGACTTGAAAACGCTAATCAGACACATGGAGCATTGGGCACATAGGCTATTCCCTAAACTGCAATTTGAGGATTTTATTGACAGAGTTGAATACCTGGGAAGTAAAAAGGAAGTTCAGGTAGGTGTGGAGATGATTATGAATATCATTCACAATGCTAAATCCTGCCAAGTATGGATTCAGTTGAGGCTAAGTAgctgtttgcattttcattttcaaatctctctcggtagagagaaaggaaattaatagTACTTATTTGAAGAACAACCTTTTTGAAACTAAGAATTGAATAAATTatcattttcccccaaatgttACTGGtgaaagtataaaaatatcttttattttcagactTGTTTAAAACGAATTCGACTTGACCTCCCTATTTTACATGaagattttattaataataatggtaaGAATATAGGTTTATTAATATAATACTGCTTTAGAAATAGATTTAGTTGGGGTGTGGGTAGATTAAGCCCTGAGTTCTTCGTCTATATTGTGTATATAATTACAGTAAATAGGAATGAATTAAGATGCCTTGGTATGTGTTGTTTAATACTTGTTTCTTAAAGACATGACTGCAGTGCCATTAACAGAtgttgtaaaaatatatttcGCCACAGAACTTGAGCTTTTGAGAAGTCAGGTGGTGACCCATCGATCCTTTGTGGTGCTTGTTAATgagaataaatgacaaaatagagtgttcatatacatatacacaactAAGAAGGGGCTTTAGGGAATTAGAATAATTTGATGGTGAAATAGTTTACTTTTCTCTTAAGAGTACAGATGCTGTACATAGATGGTCCTTAACAATGGTTTGATTGAAATGATTTTTCAGCTGTATGATGGTACAGAAGTGATAGGCATTCAGTAGAAGCCATACTTAGAAtttcagattttgatttttttcctgggcTAGGGGTGTGTGCTAGGACACTCTCTCGTGATGCTGAGCAACATGCTGAGCAACGGTGGCCGCACTGCCCGGTCAGTCACATGATCATGAGGGTAAACAACTGATAACACTGACAGGCATTCTGTTTTCTACTttagtacagtattcaataaattacatgatatATTCAGCACTTTATTATAGAATAGACTTTGTGTTACACGATTTTGCCTAACTAAGCTGGTGTGcatgttctgagcatgtttaaggtagggtAGGTATATTAAATCCGTTTTGACTTAAAATATTATCAACTTACAGTGGGCTCATCAGGATGTAACCCCATTGTAAGCTAAGGACGATGTCTATAGGATTTTAGTAAGACCTATGTGACTGTTCCTGGTATCGATTGCATTTGTTAGTTGTCCAATGCAACCATAGGCAGTCACACACATCAAAACATATGGTTCCTGCCGACAGGGTCTGTATAGTTATCAGATTTTCTGTGCGATGGCTCcatacatgtttgtttatttttgtcttttaaacttttaatagatgtagaaaatACAGGCTGCATTTAGAATCCCGCAAAGTTATTtataaactgcttttaaaaatgtgaaggatTGTGATTTAAATAATccaagatttaaatattttggtaaaacggggcgcctgggtggctcagtcggttaagcgtccaatttcggctcaggtcatgatctcacagttggtgagtttgagctccacaccgggctccgtgctgacagcttagagcctggagcctgcttcaaattctatgtctccctctctctgctcctcccctgctcatgctctgtctctctctccttcaaaaataaataaaaactattaaaaaaattttttgtaaatatgttGGTAACATATGGTATGTGTCAGTGGCATGGGATTtggtaaataaaaaggaattagtAACGACAGTCTATTCCACAGCACATACCACTGGGTTAGATTGTTCAGCACTTTTTGAGTTGCGTAGTGTGTGCTAAAGTTTCAGGGATAAAGATGAATAAGTTCAGACCCCTTGGCTCATGGGCTGACAGACTAGTGAACGAGTGAGATATAACACTACCTCTGTTCTGATAGGTGCTAGAATTAGAAATATGAATAGGGCACAGGGTAGGGTGCAAAGGAGAGCATAGTTGATTTTACCTAGGGGAGGGGAAAGATTCACAGAGGACGTATCACAAGTCCTTTGAATGATACGGAGTAGAGTCCAGGCAAAGGTGATTTTGGAGAGAGGGACTCATGCAGAGGCATAAATTAACACAGGACTAGTCATGGAATTACAGGCGTGCTGAAATCCTGGGTACAGAGAAGAGGCCTATATCACACAGCCTTGTATCTGTTTTCTTTGTATCCTAAGAGGATAGATTCCAAATCTTTTGGATAAGGGACTGTAACAGTACATGTTttgagcattttatttgtttttataatacatGTTAAATGGATATGGTAAATagtgcacatttttattttcaccaaaacATTATTATGAGGTTTTAAAGTGAGAACAATATGATTGAatattctactgttttgttttttttttttccaaaaatcttGTGCTGATACTTGATCAATGATTTGAAGGTGGGGTGTAGATACAGTATTTTCCCACCCAATCTTGGTTTTACCTTATTAAGATGCATCCAAACGGAAATAGAGTATCACACACCGCACTTCACAACTCTTGGTATCCCTTTTCCAATCCCATTCACTAATGCAAGGATTTTTGGTCGAAGTTTACAAGTAAATTGTCATCTACCTTTTatcaataatttttcttaaaaattaaccaggggttggggcgcctgtgtggcttagtcggttgggtgaccaacttcggcccaggtcatgatctcacgtttagtgagtttgagccccgcgtcgggctctgtgctgacagctcagagcctggagcctgcttcggattctgtgtctccacctctctctgcccctcccatgctcatgctctgtctctctctgtctctcaataataaataaaaagttaaaaaaaatttgttttaaatcaggggttatatttttatatttttgggagACATATAGTCctatcactcctctgctcaaagccCTATAGTGGCTCCTTATTTCATCCAAAGCAAAAGCCAAAATCCTTATAATGTCCTACTTGGCCCTACAGTATCTATTCCTTACCCTGCCTCTTTTGCCTCTCTGACTGTATCATTTACagttccccactcacactgcttCCACAACACTTGCCTCCTAGCTGTTCCTCCAACCTGCTAGGCGCATTTTTGTCTTAAGGCTTTTGCACTCTTACACTCTGCCTTGAACACGTCCTCTGTCTTTCCCGCCCCCAAGTCTGCATGGCTCTCTTACCTCCTTCAGACTGTGCTCAGATGTCAACTCAGTGAAGTCTCTGTAGCCGCATTATTAAAATTGTACTCCCACCCCCAGTTCTGATTCCTCTATCCTTTTTTTCCCATGGCACTACTTCCCTTTAATAATTGTTGCATGTTTGCTTATCTGGTAGTTGATGTGTGCCGAAATGATGGCATCCTGTAGCACACTGAATATTTGTCTTTAGCTTCTTTGCCACAGCGGCTTGCCTGTGAATGTTGCAGTGAGTGAATTTCATGTGTGGTTCTAATTTTTTTACTCCCATTTTTATCAGTTGAAGCTCCATCAGTGATTATGTTCCCGTTGTTTTTCCACATAACATTGTATTAAAGAGGCCATTTACTGTTGAAGAGATCTTTCCTTTCATGACCCACAACACAGTAGTTCGATATGTATTTCATTATCATTAATTTGGAATCCTGTAAGCCATGGATGGTGAAGCATATTAGATATCCCAAAATTGCATAGTTGGTTCTAATActtgtttcttaacttctctaGCAATGTTTTCTGTCTGTCTTCCATCAATATTTCCTGACAAAGGAATGGATTTTGGTTTCTGGccgcatttttttttccatgtctggAAGGTCAAGTgtgttgctttttgtctttcactgtcAAGGAAGAAACCTCAAAAGGGATTTGGAttgtaaaattaaatatcatatgattttaaacCATTGGAATAGTTGTACAGGTTTATCTTTGTCCTAAAATGTTGTGCTAGTTGTGATGGTTTTTACTACATTAGCTAATACCTCAAGGCACAATGTATGTAAATTCATATTTCAAATGGTCTTCTTGATGGaaattttttttgtctacttgtCAGATCAGAGgacgttattttttttaaccctgtGATGTGAATGATGTAGGGAGAAGGTGAAATGTCAGCTTTGCCGTTCTCTTAGTTCTTGCTTGTATCTCTATTATCTTCTGTCTACCTTCTCTTCTACATATTattttgcagaaatatttttaagctatCACTTACGCATTTTGTATTAAAACTAGACAGTTTACTTAACT comes from Panthera tigris isolate Pti1 chromosome B3, P.tigris_Pti1_mat1.1, whole genome shotgun sequence and encodes:
- the TIPIN gene encoding TIMELESS-interacting protein; the encoded protein is MLEPQNGVIDLPDDEHVDDETFPPFPPPASPQREDGEGAEPDEELERGAPVPVPPKRTVKRNIPRLDAQRLISERGLPALRHVFDKAKFKGKGYEAEDLKTLIRHMEHWAHRLFPKLQFEDFIDRVEYLGSKKEVQTCLKRIRLDLPILHEDFINNNDEVRENNVHDVTATESDPFLTSSLESEKFASESSRSLTEEEQQRIERNKQLALERRQAKLLSNSQSFGNDSLASIPGAETIEEVNTGEDQEEESSNRFDKDILDSPHNDAAANAVNEEEELKIEKTQLDQSF